In Nematostella vectensis chromosome 2, jaNemVect1.1, whole genome shotgun sequence, one genomic interval encodes:
- the LOC5521775 gene encoding techylectin-5A isoform X3, whose product MSVLPLSSINFLCPNDALVPANAQNSVPAGKLYENLWIVDKTSYDACSVDTSISSNRRILTCDTPLTLKRFLMVFQQFSATPEGLEFQPGQEYYFIGTSDGSMLSLGATSGGHCTSHKMKISIYVCTGSSDVKCQPSVGLPSTPFSTEPPTTPAPTTAAPPACASSLEVQAIHNQTSSIPSINSEVNKISDLILAIQSMKQQMDTMSEKLENCTSRPAYIAPTSSPPTTVAPTTPVPVRESCKAHYLNGVTTSGIYKVDPGNQGNAFDVYCDQGTDGGGWGVFQNRFDGKVNFQKGWNDYVSGFGNLFGEFWLGLDKIHRLTSPPVTLRVDLTAADGETRLALFDGFSVGNGTDKYTLTCGTYVAGASTAGDSLCFSNGYKFSTYDQDNDGWTGDGQHCAQMFKGAWWHQACHESSLNGVYRNGSHPSFFADGIIWKSWKGYTYSYMKTRMMIRP is encoded by the exons ATGAGCGTGCTCCCCTTGTCAAGCATCAACTTCCTCTGTCCTAATGACGCCCTTGTCCCCGCAAACGCCCAGAACAGCGTCCCCGCGGGAAAACTCTACGAGAATCTATGGATCGTCGATAAGACTTCATATGACGCATGCTCTGTAGACACGTCGATATCCTCAAATCGACGCATCCTTACTTGCGACACACCGCTGACCCTGAAACGCTTCCTAATGGTGTTTCAGCAATTTAGCGCCACACCCGAAGGCTTGGAGTTCCAACCGGGCCAAGAGTACTACTTTATCG GGACTAGTGATGGTTCCATGTTGTCTCTCGGTGCTACGTCTGGTGGTCACTGCACCAGTCACAAAATGAAGATCTCCATTTACGTCTGCACAGGCTCCAGCG acGTGAAATGCCAACCGTCTGTGGGATTACCCTCAACCCCATTTTCGACCGAGCCTCCAACAACTCCAGCTCCTACCACAGCCGCCCCGCCAGCCTGTGCCA GCTCCCTTGAGGTACAAGCTATCCATAATCAGACTAGTTCCATCCCGTCAATCAACTCTGAAGTCAACAAAATCTCGGACTTGATACTCGCCATTCAGTCCATGAAACAACAAATGGATACAATGAGCGAGAAACTGGAAAATTGCACCTCGCGTCCCGCAT aCATAGCACCGACGTCTTCACCCCCAACTACGGTAGCACCAACGACACCCGTACCAG TTCGCGAGAGCTGCAAAGCGCACTACTTGAATGGAGTCACGACATCCGGAATATACAAAGTGGACCCTGGTAACCAAGGCAACGCTTTTGACGTCTATTGTGACCAGGGAACTGACGGTGGGGGATGGGGTGTTTTCCAAAACCGTTTTGATGGCAAAGTGAATTTTCAAAAAGGCTGGAATGATTACGTTTCTGGATTCGGGAACCTGTTCGGGGAGTTCTGGCTCGGCTTGGACAAGATCCATCGTCTCACGAGTCCACCGGTCACGCTGAGGGTCGACCTGACAGCAGCTGATGGCGAGACGAGGCTGGCGCTGTTTGATGGTTTTAGTGTGGGCAATGGTACCGACAAATACACGCTGACATGTGGGACGTATGTCGCTGGAG CGAGCACGGCTGGTGACTCACTTTGTTTCTCTAACGGATACAAGTTCTCTACGTATGACCAGGATAACGACGGCTGGACCGGAGACGGCCAACACTGCGCGCAAATGTTCAAGGGGGCATGGTGGCACCAGGCCTGTCACGAGTCCAGTCTGAATGGAGTGTACCGTAACGGATCGCACCCTTCATTTTTCGCAGATGGAATCATATGGAAGAGCTGGAAGGGCTACACATATTCCTACATGAAAACAAGGATGATGATCCGACCATAG
- the LOC5521775 gene encoding techylectin-5A isoform X1 — protein MGTLPSLLTLLCSIAGIHSSIIYPSLMWDSRNPLFEGGASMSVLPLSSINFLCPNDALVPANAQNSVPAGKLYENLWIVDKTSYDACSVDTSISSNRRILTCDTPLTLKRFLMVFQQFSATPEGLEFQPGQEYYFIGTSDGSMLSLGATSGGHCTSHKMKISIYVCTGSSDVKCQPSVGLPSTPFSTEPPTTPAPTTAAPPACASSLEVQAIHNQTSSIPSINSEVNKISDLILAIQSMKQQMDTMSEKLENCTSRPAYIAPTSSPPTTVAPTTPVPVRESCKAHYLNGVTTSGIYKVDPGNQGNAFDVYCDQGTDGGGWGVFQNRFDGKVNFQKGWNDYVSGFGNLFGEFWLGLDKIHRLTSPPVTLRVDLTAADGETRLALFDGFSVGNGTDKYTLTCGTYVAGASTAGDSLCFSNGYKFSTYDQDNDGWTGDGQHCAQMFKGAWWHQACHESSLNGVYRNGSHPSFFADGIIWKSWKGYTYSYMKTRMMIRP, from the exons ATGGGTACGCTGCCCAGTTTGCTGACTTTGCTGTGTTCCATCGCTGGAATTCACAGCTCGATTATTTATCCGTCTTTGATGTGGGATTCAAGAAACCCATT ATTTGAAGGCGGTGCGTCGATGAGCGTGCTCCCCTTGTCAAGCATCAACTTCCTCTGTCCTAATGACGCCCTTGTCCCCGCAAACGCCCAGAACAGCGTCCCCGCGGGAAAACTCTACGAGAATCTATGGATCGTCGATAAGACTTCATATGACGCATGCTCTGTAGACACGTCGATATCCTCAAATCGACGCATCCTTACTTGCGACACACCGCTGACCCTGAAACGCTTCCTAATGGTGTTTCAGCAATTTAGCGCCACACCCGAAGGCTTGGAGTTCCAACCGGGCCAAGAGTACTACTTTATCG GGACTAGTGATGGTTCCATGTTGTCTCTCGGTGCTACGTCTGGTGGTCACTGCACCAGTCACAAAATGAAGATCTCCATTTACGTCTGCACAGGCTCCAGCG acGTGAAATGCCAACCGTCTGTGGGATTACCCTCAACCCCATTTTCGACCGAGCCTCCAACAACTCCAGCTCCTACCACAGCCGCCCCGCCAGCCTGTGCCA GCTCCCTTGAGGTACAAGCTATCCATAATCAGACTAGTTCCATCCCGTCAATCAACTCTGAAGTCAACAAAATCTCGGACTTGATACTCGCCATTCAGTCCATGAAACAACAAATGGATACAATGAGCGAGAAACTGGAAAATTGCACCTCGCGTCCCGCAT aCATAGCACCGACGTCTTCACCCCCAACTACGGTAGCACCAACGACACCCGTACCAG TTCGCGAGAGCTGCAAAGCGCACTACTTGAATGGAGTCACGACATCCGGAATATACAAAGTGGACCCTGGTAACCAAGGCAACGCTTTTGACGTCTATTGTGACCAGGGAACTGACGGTGGGGGATGGGGTGTTTTCCAAAACCGTTTTGATGGCAAAGTGAATTTTCAAAAAGGCTGGAATGATTACGTTTCTGGATTCGGGAACCTGTTCGGGGAGTTCTGGCTCGGCTTGGACAAGATCCATCGTCTCACGAGTCCACCGGTCACGCTGAGGGTCGACCTGACAGCAGCTGATGGCGAGACGAGGCTGGCGCTGTTTGATGGTTTTAGTGTGGGCAATGGTACCGACAAATACACGCTGACATGTGGGACGTATGTCGCTGGAG CGAGCACGGCTGGTGACTCACTTTGTTTCTCTAACGGATACAAGTTCTCTACGTATGACCAGGATAACGACGGCTGGACCGGAGACGGCCAACACTGCGCGCAAATGTTCAAGGGGGCATGGTGGCACCAGGCCTGTCACGAGTCCAGTCTGAATGGAGTGTACCGTAACGGATCGCACCCTTCATTTTTCGCAGATGGAATCATATGGAAGAGCTGGAAGGGCTACACATATTCCTACATGAAAACAAGGATGATGATCCGACCATAG
- the LOC5521672 gene encoding haloacid dehalogenase-like hydrolase domain-containing protein 2 has product MAACIRGVLVDLSGTIHIENSVIPRSIEALKKLRQTGLPLRFVTNTTKESKLSLLQRLTKIGFDIKADEIFSSLTAAVRLVRTRELRPLLLLQPDAKTDFAGISTDNPNAVVVGLAPDCFNYETLNKAFRLLLDGGKLIAIHKVQYYKRSDGLVLGPGPFVSALEYATDVQAEVVGKPQALFFKQVLTEIKCDPECAVMIGDDVRNDVEGAQAAGIKGILVKTGKYRHGDESKLSQPAFAVCQDFLEAVELIIKHTKVSKR; this is encoded by the exons ATGGCGGCATGCATCCGCGGCGTCCTCGTTGATTTGAGTGGCACGATTCACATAGAAAACTCAGTCATCCCAAGATCGATAGAGGCTCTCAAGAA GCTTCGCCAGACAGGACTTCCTCTTCGATTTGTCACCAACACAACTAAAGAATCAAAACTATCACTTCTACAAAGACTTACAAAGATAGGATTCGATATAAAGGCTGACGAAATCTTCTCCTCACTCACCGCCGCAGTAAGGCTGGTTCGTACGAGGGAGTTACGACCGTTGTTGCTTCTCCAGCCAGATGCCAAAACAGACTTCGCAGGGATATCCACAGATAACCCGAATGCTGTGGTAGTGGGCCTCGCCCCTGATTGTTTCAACTATGAGACTCTAAACAAGGCATTTCGGCTATTACTAGATGGCGGAAAACTGATTGCTATTCACAAAGTCCAGTACTACAAGAGGTCGGATGGACTTGTTCTAGGCCCGGGACCTTTTGTATCTGCCCTGGAATATGCTACCGATGTCCAAGCAGAGGTGGTTGGCAAACCACAGGCTTTGTTCTTCAAACAAGTTTTAACAGAAATCAAATGTGACCCAGAGTGTGCTGTCATGATTGGTGAC GATGTTCGAAATGATGTGGAAGGGGCTCAAGCTGCTGGAATAAAAGGCATTTTGGTCAAAACTG GGAAATACCGTCATGGAGATGAGAGCAAGTTATCTCAACCCGCCTTTGCGGTGTGCCAAGATTTTTTAGAGGCAGTTGAACTAATAATTAAGCACACAAAAGTTTCTAAAAGATAG
- the LOC5521777 gene encoding cell division control protein 6 homolog isoform X1, producing the protein MPRQTRSSVLSQPTIDFPRRKTRSQGKTGGLKTEALGTCSPRKRSETSKAPSVSPKKKKNNKGKSVEIKEVSENTPPTSKQDKTDHETTKTPNQATVRTPNQVTIRTPNQATVRTPNQVTIRTPNQATIRTPQGAAMRTPAQSKCILSLGRAEGQCYSAVKKALHTGAPDNILCRDTEIKAVTKFLEKHVQKKKPGSLYISGAPGTGKTACLTMVIRDMKEVSDCPVTFINCMSLQHSHAIFAKIIEELGIEEKVATKDAQKVLERKFTAPGPMRILILDEMDQLETKNRDVLYTMFEWPSLPKSKLVLIGIANALDLTDRILPRLQARPKCKPELLNFPPYTRNQISTILQQRISQTEGETPVLDTPAIQFCARKVAAVAGDIRKALDICRRAVEVVESDVRKQHILQPTKYENAQTKGELSSPTPTAKKVSLGHIASVVSDVYGSRIMANSSGSQPTIPLQQKLLVCTLLLMLKQGKVKEVILGKLHETYSNVCKKRQVNQVTQDDFIALCKLLETRGIITLKKAKEMRMIKVSLKIDENEVDFALQDKTLLSAILQDAGR; encoded by the exons ATGCCGCGTCAAACTCGAAGCAGTGTCCTTTCTCAACCTACTATTGATTTTCCTCGCCGTAAAACACGTTCGCAGGGGAAAACAGGCGGTTTGAAGACAGAAGCTTTGGGGACATGTTCGCCTCGTAAACGAAGTGAAACAAGCAAAG CTCCATCCGTCTCAccgaaaaaaaagaaaaataacaaaggaaaatCCGTGGAAATCAAAGAAGTATCAGAAAATACACCACCGACTTCTAAACAGGACAAAACAGATCATGAAACTACAAAAACACCAAACCAAGCTACTGTAAGGACACCAAATCAAGTTACTATCAGGACACCAAATCAAGCTACTGTAAGGACACCAAACCAAGTTACTATCAGGACACCAAATCAAGCTACTATTAGGACACCTCAGGGTGCAGCCATGAGAACTCCTGCTCAATCAAAATGCATACTTTCCCTTGGAAGAGCTGAAG gCCAGTGCTATAGTGCAGTCAAAAAGGCATTGCACACTGGGGCACCTGATAATATCCTGTGTCGAGATACAGAGATCAAGGCTGTTACAAAATTCCTTGAGAAACatgtacagaaaaaaaagcctGGAAGCTTGTATATCTCAGGAGCACCAGGAACAGGCAAGACTGCCTGCCTTACCATGGTCATCAGAGACATGAAG GAGGTCAGTGATTGCCCAGTAACATTTATCAACTGTATGTCCCTGCAACATTCCCATGCAATCTTTGCAAAAATAATTGAAGAGCTAGGAATAGAAGAAAAAGTGGCCACCAAAGATGCCCAGAAAGTTCTGGAGAGAAAGTTCACAGCACCAGGCCCAATGAG GATCTTAATCCTAGATGAGATGGACCAACTAGAGACGAAAAACAGGGATGTGTTGTACACTATGTTTGAATGGCCTTCACTTCCAAAGTCTAAACTTGTGTTGATAG gAATTGCCAATGCCCTAGATCTTACAGACAGAATCTTGCCGAGACTGCAAGCAAGACCAAAAT GTAAACCTGAACTGCTCAATTTTCCTCCTTACACAAGAAATCAGATCAGCACCATTCTTCAACAAAGAATATCACAG ACTGAGGGCGAGACTCCAGTTTTAGACACACCAGCAATCCAGTTCTGTGCAAGAAAAGTTGCTGCTGTTGCAGGAGACATACGAAAGGCTCTTGACATTTGCAG ACGTGCTGTAGAAGTTGTTGAATCTGATGTCAGAAAACAGCACATCCTCCAACCCACAAAATATG AAAATGCCCAGACAAAGGGTGAATTAAGCAGTCCTACTCCTACTGCAAAAAAAGTGAGCCTGGGACATATTGCCAGTGTGGTATCGGACGTATACGGCTCTCGTATAATGGCCAACTCGTCCGGAAGTCAGCCCACCATCCCATTGCAGCAAAAGTTACTTGTTTGCACATTACTTCTAATGCTGAAGCAAGGCAAAGTCAAAGAAGTCATTCTGGGGAAG CTCCATGAGACTTACAGCAATGTGTGCAAGAAACGGCAAGTGAACCAGGTGACTCAGGATGACTTTATCGCTCTGTGTAAACTACTGGAGACCAGAGGGATTATCACACTGAAGAAAGCAAAGGAAATGAGGATGATCAAG GTATCACTCAAAATTGATGAAAATGAAGTTGATTTTGCTCTACAAGACAAGACTTTGTTATCAGCAATTCTTCAAGATGCTGGCAGATAA
- the LOC5521777 gene encoding cell division control protein 6 homolog isoform X3, protein MPRQTRSSVLSQPTIDFPRRKTRSQGKTGGLKTEALGTCSPRKRSETSKAPSVSPKKKKNNKGKSVEIKEVSENTPPTSKQDKTDHETTKTPNQATVRTPNQVTIRTPNQATIRTPQGAAMRTPAQSKCILSLGRAEGQCYSAVKKALHTGAPDNILCRDTEIKAVTKFLEKHVQKKKPGSLYISGAPGTGKTACLTMVIRDMKEVSDCPVTFINCMSLQHSHAIFAKIIEELGIEEKVATKDAQKVLERKFTAPGPMRILILDEMDQLETKNRDVLYTMFEWPSLPKSKLVLIGIANALDLTDRILPRLQARPKCKPELLNFPPYTRNQISTILQQRISQTEGETPVLDTPAIQFCARKVAAVAGDIRKALDICRRAVEVVESDVRKQHILQPTKYENAQTKGELSSPTPTAKKVSLGHIASVVSDVYGSRIMANSSGSQPTIPLQQKLLVCTLLLMLKQGKVKEVILGKLHETYSNVCKKRQVNQVTQDDFIALCKLLETRGIITLKKAKEMRMIKVSLKIDENEVDFALQDKTLLSAILQDAGR, encoded by the exons ATGCCGCGTCAAACTCGAAGCAGTGTCCTTTCTCAACCTACTATTGATTTTCCTCGCCGTAAAACACGTTCGCAGGGGAAAACAGGCGGTTTGAAGACAGAAGCTTTGGGGACATGTTCGCCTCGTAAACGAAGTGAAACAAGCAAAG CTCCATCCGTCTCAccgaaaaaaaagaaaaataacaaaggaaaatCCGTGGAAATCAAAGAAGTATCAGAAAATACACCACCGACTTCTAAACAGGACAAAACAGATCATGAAACTACAAAAACACCAAACCAAGCTACTGTAAGGACACCAAATCAAGTTACTATCAG GACACCAAATCAAGCTACTATTAGGACACCTCAGGGTGCAGCCATGAGAACTCCTGCTCAATCAAAATGCATACTTTCCCTTGGAAGAGCTGAAG gCCAGTGCTATAGTGCAGTCAAAAAGGCATTGCACACTGGGGCACCTGATAATATCCTGTGTCGAGATACAGAGATCAAGGCTGTTACAAAATTCCTTGAGAAACatgtacagaaaaaaaagcctGGAAGCTTGTATATCTCAGGAGCACCAGGAACAGGCAAGACTGCCTGCCTTACCATGGTCATCAGAGACATGAAG GAGGTCAGTGATTGCCCAGTAACATTTATCAACTGTATGTCCCTGCAACATTCCCATGCAATCTTTGCAAAAATAATTGAAGAGCTAGGAATAGAAGAAAAAGTGGCCACCAAAGATGCCCAGAAAGTTCTGGAGAGAAAGTTCACAGCACCAGGCCCAATGAG GATCTTAATCCTAGATGAGATGGACCAACTAGAGACGAAAAACAGGGATGTGTTGTACACTATGTTTGAATGGCCTTCACTTCCAAAGTCTAAACTTGTGTTGATAG gAATTGCCAATGCCCTAGATCTTACAGACAGAATCTTGCCGAGACTGCAAGCAAGACCAAAAT GTAAACCTGAACTGCTCAATTTTCCTCCTTACACAAGAAATCAGATCAGCACCATTCTTCAACAAAGAATATCACAG ACTGAGGGCGAGACTCCAGTTTTAGACACACCAGCAATCCAGTTCTGTGCAAGAAAAGTTGCTGCTGTTGCAGGAGACATACGAAAGGCTCTTGACATTTGCAG ACGTGCTGTAGAAGTTGTTGAATCTGATGTCAGAAAACAGCACATCCTCCAACCCACAAAATATG AAAATGCCCAGACAAAGGGTGAATTAAGCAGTCCTACTCCTACTGCAAAAAAAGTGAGCCTGGGACATATTGCCAGTGTGGTATCGGACGTATACGGCTCTCGTATAATGGCCAACTCGTCCGGAAGTCAGCCCACCATCCCATTGCAGCAAAAGTTACTTGTTTGCACATTACTTCTAATGCTGAAGCAAGGCAAAGTCAAAGAAGTCATTCTGGGGAAG CTCCATGAGACTTACAGCAATGTGTGCAAGAAACGGCAAGTGAACCAGGTGACTCAGGATGACTTTATCGCTCTGTGTAAACTACTGGAGACCAGAGGGATTATCACACTGAAGAAAGCAAAGGAAATGAGGATGATCAAG GTATCACTCAAAATTGATGAAAATGAAGTTGATTTTGCTCTACAAGACAAGACTTTGTTATCAGCAATTCTTCAAGATGCTGGCAGATAA
- the LOC5521777 gene encoding cell division control protein 6 homolog isoform X2 has protein sequence MPRQTRSSVLSQPTIDFPRRKTRSQGKTGGLKTEALGTCSPRKRSETSKAPSVSPKKKKNNKGKSVEIKEVSENTPPTSKQDKTDHETTKTPNQATVRTPNQVTIRTPNQATIRTPQGAAMRTPAQSKCILSLGRAEGQCYSAVKKALHTGAPDNILCRDTEIKAVTKFLEKHVQKKKPGSLYISGAPGTGKTACLTMVIRDMKEVSDCPVTFINCMSLQHSHAIFAKIIEELGIEEKVATKDAQKVLERKFTAPGPMRILILDEMDQLETKNRDVLYTMFEWPSLPKSKLVLIGIANALDLTDRILPRLQARPKCKPELLNFPPYTRNQISTILQQRISQTEGETPVLDTPAIQFCARKVAAVAGDIRKALDICRRAVEVVESDVRKQHILQPTKYENAQTKGELSSPTPTAKKVSLGHIASVVSDVYGSRIMANSSGSQPTIPLQQKLLVCTLLLMLKQGKVKEVILGKLHETYSNVCKKRQVNQVTQDDFIALCKLLETRGIITLKKAKEMRMIKVSLKIDENEVDFALQDKTLLSAILQDAGR, from the exons ATGCCGCGTCAAACTCGAAGCAGTGTCCTTTCTCAACCTACTATTGATTTTCCTCGCCGTAAAACACGTTCGCAGGGGAAAACAGGCGGTTTGAAGACAGAAGCTTTGGGGACATGTTCGCCTCGTAAACGAAGTGAAACAAGCAAAG CTCCATCCGTCTCAccgaaaaaaaagaaaaataacaaaggaaaatCCGTGGAAATCAAAGAAGTATCAGAAAATACACCACCGACTTCTAAACAGGACAAAACAGATCATGAAACTACAAAAACACCAAACCAAGCTACTGTAAGGACACCAAATCAAG TTACTATCAGGACACCAAATCAAGCTACTATTAGGACACCTCAGGGTGCAGCCATGAGAACTCCTGCTCAATCAAAATGCATACTTTCCCTTGGAAGAGCTGAAG gCCAGTGCTATAGTGCAGTCAAAAAGGCATTGCACACTGGGGCACCTGATAATATCCTGTGTCGAGATACAGAGATCAAGGCTGTTACAAAATTCCTTGAGAAACatgtacagaaaaaaaagcctGGAAGCTTGTATATCTCAGGAGCACCAGGAACAGGCAAGACTGCCTGCCTTACCATGGTCATCAGAGACATGAAG GAGGTCAGTGATTGCCCAGTAACATTTATCAACTGTATGTCCCTGCAACATTCCCATGCAATCTTTGCAAAAATAATTGAAGAGCTAGGAATAGAAGAAAAAGTGGCCACCAAAGATGCCCAGAAAGTTCTGGAGAGAAAGTTCACAGCACCAGGCCCAATGAG GATCTTAATCCTAGATGAGATGGACCAACTAGAGACGAAAAACAGGGATGTGTTGTACACTATGTTTGAATGGCCTTCACTTCCAAAGTCTAAACTTGTGTTGATAG gAATTGCCAATGCCCTAGATCTTACAGACAGAATCTTGCCGAGACTGCAAGCAAGACCAAAAT GTAAACCTGAACTGCTCAATTTTCCTCCTTACACAAGAAATCAGATCAGCACCATTCTTCAACAAAGAATATCACAG ACTGAGGGCGAGACTCCAGTTTTAGACACACCAGCAATCCAGTTCTGTGCAAGAAAAGTTGCTGCTGTTGCAGGAGACATACGAAAGGCTCTTGACATTTGCAG ACGTGCTGTAGAAGTTGTTGAATCTGATGTCAGAAAACAGCACATCCTCCAACCCACAAAATATG AAAATGCCCAGACAAAGGGTGAATTAAGCAGTCCTACTCCTACTGCAAAAAAAGTGAGCCTGGGACATATTGCCAGTGTGGTATCGGACGTATACGGCTCTCGTATAATGGCCAACTCGTCCGGAAGTCAGCCCACCATCCCATTGCAGCAAAAGTTACTTGTTTGCACATTACTTCTAATGCTGAAGCAAGGCAAAGTCAAAGAAGTCATTCTGGGGAAG CTCCATGAGACTTACAGCAATGTGTGCAAGAAACGGCAAGTGAACCAGGTGACTCAGGATGACTTTATCGCTCTGTGTAAACTACTGGAGACCAGAGGGATTATCACACTGAAGAAAGCAAAGGAAATGAGGATGATCAAG GTATCACTCAAAATTGATGAAAATGAAGTTGATTTTGCTCTACAAGACAAGACTTTGTTATCAGCAATTCTTCAAGATGCTGGCAGATAA
- the LOC116604507 gene encoding IST1 homolog isoform X2, with translation MGFAKQKLKTNLRLAINRLKLLEKKKTELAQKARREIADYLGNGKDERARIRVEHIIREDYLVEALELLELYCDLLLARFGLIETMTYCDEGMIESVTSLIWVAPRLQTDVQEFKVIAEQLGYKFGKTFAHEAATNSNDTVNPRLILKLSPKPPPKILVERYLIEIARSHNVQFEPDPLVMLGDDIPDPSDFKGGGGSGGGGGIGFEGYGSNLAGSATMNNFPSVPGMAGGNPAMAYPPPPHAGGSLPYPPGGPPSGGPGDQYPMDKNTQPASMPPAYPGDDLPRKEQPGPPTSGQQSAPPPSAPPPTFPDLPPVPTNSLPSGGLGNSAGGEDVDFDDLTRRFEELKKRK, from the exons ATGG GTTTTGCAAAGCAGAAATTGAAGACAAACCTACGATTAGCCATCAATCGGCTAAAGCTTttggagaagaaaaaga CTGAGCTTGCACAGAAGGCAAGGCGAGAAATTGCCGACTACCTTGGAAATGGCAAGGATGAGAGGGCGAGAATAAGG GTGGAGCATATCATACGAGAAGACTACTTGGTGGAGGCTCTAGAGTTGCTGGAGTTGTACTGTGACTTGCTCTTGGCGAGATTTGGTCTCATCGAAACAATGAC GTATTGCGACGAGGGAATGATTGAGTCCGTGACAAGCCTTATCTGGGTTGCGCCACGTCTTCAGACAGATGTACAAGAATTTAAAGTT ATTGCAGAGCAGCTTGGTTATAAGTTTGGCAAGACGTTTGCTCATGAGGCTGCCACCAATTCTAATGATACCGTCAACCCACGG CTTATTTTAAAACTCAGTCCCAAACCGCCTCCAAAGATTTTGGTAGAGAGATATCTGATAGAAATTGCAAGGAGTCACAATGTTCAATTCGAACCTGATCCACTTGTTATGCTG GGAGATGATATTCCTGACCCCAGTGACTTCAAGGGCGGAGGTGGTTCTGGTGGTGGCGGAGGGATTGGATTTGAAGGATATGGAAGTAATCTAGCAGGCAGTGCCACCATGAATAACTTCCCCAGTGTCCCAGGAATGGCGGGGGGCAACCCTGCTATGGCGtacccccctcctccacaTGCT GGTGGAAGCTTACCCTACCCCCCTGGGGGCCCGCCATCAGGAGGACCAGGAGATCAGTACCCTATGGACAAAAAT ACACAACCTGCATCTATGCCGCCAGCGTACCCAGGAGACGATCTCCCAAGAAAAGAACAGCCTGGGCCTCCAA CTTCAGGCCAACAGTCCGCCCCGCCGCCATCAGCTCCGCCGCCCACCTTCCCAGACCTCCCCCCAGTGCCAACTAACAGCCTACCATCCGGAGGCCTGGGTAACAGCGCGGGCGGAGAGGACGTTGACTTTGACGACCTGACACGTCGGTTTGAAGAgcttaaaaagagaaaataa
- the LOC116604507 gene encoding IST1 homolog isoform X1, with the protein MVLSGFAKQKLKTNLRLAINRLKLLEKKKTELAQKARREIADYLGNGKDERARIRVEHIIREDYLVEALELLELYCDLLLARFGLIETMTYCDEGMIESVTSLIWVAPRLQTDVQEFKVIAEQLGYKFGKTFAHEAATNSNDTVNPRLILKLSPKPPPKILVERYLIEIARSHNVQFEPDPLVMLGDDIPDPSDFKGGGGSGGGGGIGFEGYGSNLAGSATMNNFPSVPGMAGGNPAMAYPPPPHAGGSLPYPPGGPPSGGPGDQYPMDKNTQPASMPPAYPGDDLPRKEQPGPPTSGQQSAPPPSAPPPTFPDLPPVPTNSLPSGGLGNSAGGEDVDFDDLTRRFEELKKRK; encoded by the exons ATGGTTCTTTCAGGTTTTGCAAAGCAGAAATTGAAGACAAACCTACGATTAGCCATCAATCGGCTAAAGCTTttggagaagaaaaaga CTGAGCTTGCACAGAAGGCAAGGCGAGAAATTGCCGACTACCTTGGAAATGGCAAGGATGAGAGGGCGAGAATAAGG GTGGAGCATATCATACGAGAAGACTACTTGGTGGAGGCTCTAGAGTTGCTGGAGTTGTACTGTGACTTGCTCTTGGCGAGATTTGGTCTCATCGAAACAATGAC GTATTGCGACGAGGGAATGATTGAGTCCGTGACAAGCCTTATCTGGGTTGCGCCACGTCTTCAGACAGATGTACAAGAATTTAAAGTT ATTGCAGAGCAGCTTGGTTATAAGTTTGGCAAGACGTTTGCTCATGAGGCTGCCACCAATTCTAATGATACCGTCAACCCACGG CTTATTTTAAAACTCAGTCCCAAACCGCCTCCAAAGATTTTGGTAGAGAGATATCTGATAGAAATTGCAAGGAGTCACAATGTTCAATTCGAACCTGATCCACTTGTTATGCTG GGAGATGATATTCCTGACCCCAGTGACTTCAAGGGCGGAGGTGGTTCTGGTGGTGGCGGAGGGATTGGATTTGAAGGATATGGAAGTAATCTAGCAGGCAGTGCCACCATGAATAACTTCCCCAGTGTCCCAGGAATGGCGGGGGGCAACCCTGCTATGGCGtacccccctcctccacaTGCT GGTGGAAGCTTACCCTACCCCCCTGGGGGCCCGCCATCAGGAGGACCAGGAGATCAGTACCCTATGGACAAAAAT ACACAACCTGCATCTATGCCGCCAGCGTACCCAGGAGACGATCTCCCAAGAAAAGAACAGCCTGGGCCTCCAA CTTCAGGCCAACAGTCCGCCCCGCCGCCATCAGCTCCGCCGCCCACCTTCCCAGACCTCCCCCCAGTGCCAACTAACAGCCTACCATCCGGAGGCCTGGGTAACAGCGCGGGCGGAGAGGACGTTGACTTTGACGACCTGACACGTCGGTTTGAAGAgcttaaaaagagaaaataa